From Myxococcales bacterium:
GGCACGGGCTGGTACGAGACGTCGGACATGCTCGTGATGCCGACGGCGAAGCTCGTCGCTCAGCTCTACAAGGCGGCGGGCTTGGCGGCGCAGCAAGCGAAGCGGCACGAGGTCGCCGCGACGCTCTTTGCCAAGGCCGCGGCGGTCCTAGCCACGGCCTCGCCAACGCCGCCGCCGAGCCGTGCTACGACGGTTCCGTGACCAGCGAAGCGACCGAAGCCCGCGCCATTCTGGACCTCTGCGAAGGCTCGGCGCTGCGCGCCTTCGAGATGGTTCAAGGGCAGCTCGGCGTCTTGGTACTCCGAACGCAGGTGATGTTGTCCTTGAGCGGCATCGTCATCACGGTGACCGGCTTCTCTGGCAAGGCCATCGCGCAGACGAGCCTCTTGGCCCGTGGGTGCATCGTCTCGGGTCTCTTCACCGTGCTCCTCGCCGCGGCGGTGGCCGTTTGGGGCGTCTTGCGCCTCCGATGGCTGACGCAGGAGATCCAGGGCCAGCCACTCGAGACGCTAGAGCTGGCGCTGTCGGTCCGAAACAAGAAGTCGCGCTACCTATCGGCGGCGCTCGCGCTCTTCGTCTCGGGATTCGGTCTCTACTGCGTCGCCGTCGCGCTCCTGCTCATCGGCTAGCGGCACGCCGCCTCCTTCGCCCGATGCGGGACGCGTCCGGGGCGGGCGCGTTCGGCGCGGCAAGCGACGCGCCTCGGCGGGGATGTCGGCGTCGCGCACTCGCTGCACGAGCGTGCGGAAGACGCGAGTGAGCCCCGCCTCGATCTCCTTCGCCTCGCCGCAGAGCGTCAGCGCCGCTGCCACCGACTCGAGCGTCGAGACGTACTCGCGCTGAGGCTCGGCCCGAAGCTTGCCGTAGATCGACGGGCTCTTGGGCTTCAAGGTCATTCGATTGAGCTTGCAGAGCCACGGGTTGCGCCACCACAGAGTCTTGGCCTTCGACCACGTGCCGTCGAGCACGACGATGCCACGCATGTCGCTGGGCGGGAGCGTCACGCCGCGGCGACCGGAGACCTGATCACCTTTCGCTTCCCGATCGGGAAAGAGCACGGCCCACTGTTTGGGATCGGCGTCTTCTTCACCGAGTGCGTGGGCAAAGTTGCGCCAGCTCAGGCCCACGACGAGCTCGGCCTTGGGCAAGCTCGCCATCAAGATCTGCGCAGACCCCAGGAGCGCGTCCTGCTCTTGCGGATGCTGCAAGATGAGGATCCGGCGCTCCGTCGGGAACGACACGATGCGATCGCACACGCAGGCCGCGGTAGGGCGCCGGCAGGTTTCGCAAGAGGCAGCCAAAGCCGCGCCGAGTTACCACGCCTCTTGGGCCCTTGCACGCCCGAAGGTGCGTTCACCGAAGCGAGCCGTTAGCGCGAAGCGCGGCAAGCGGTCACCGGCGGAACGAAGACCGTGCGCACTTCGCCGCAGCGACAGGGCAAGTAGACGCTCCCGACGAAGGCCTTGAGGTTGCGCCGCGATTCGAGCTCCTCGCCGCGCTCCGTGGTGATGACGAGCGTGCGGGCGCCAAAGCGAATCGTGACCGTCGTCGCCTTGGTGCTCCCCCGCGAGGCCCCTTGTGGTCGAAGGCGCCGAGGAGCGTGAAGAGTCCCTCTTCCCGAAGCGAGCGTCGCGAAGGGGCCGTGAGGCCTCGCTTCACCGGCAAGACCGGATCGAGCTGTGGCACGTCACCCTCGAGCGGTAGCGTCTTCATGCGCCGGAGTGACGCGTCGCCGTAGTAGTGAATGCCCGGCCGGCCGTAGAGTCGGAAGAAGTAGGGGATGTCGCCGCGCGCGAGCTGCTCCTCCTCCTCGTCGAGCAAGGGCGGCCACGGCGGCGCGGCGCGCGCTTGCACGTACTCACCGGTGCCGCGGAGACACACGCGGATGGGCGCGTCGGCCAGCTCCGGAAGGGTCGCAAAGACCTCGGCGATGGCTTTGGCGTGCCGGTCAAGGAGCGTCAGCGTACCGCGATAGGCTGCCGCCATCTCGACGAGCAGCGCGGCGCCGACGGGCTTGCCGAGGTAGGGAAGCACGCGGCGAACGCCCGCTGCGTGGCGACAGATCGTCGCGTACTCGGGGTCGGCGTCCGGCAAGAGCTTCGTCTCCGTGGGGAGGCCGAAGTCGCCGAGGATCATCTCGACGTCGAGGGGACCGAAGACGAGCTGCCCGCGACGGCCCCTGCCAAGCACCAGATTCTCCCAATGCAGATCGGTCACACCGAGCCACGCGAACAGGGCGATGGTGCGCCCCACGACGGTGGCCAGAACGCGACGCTCCGCTTCCTTCAGCGGGGGCAGCGCGTCGAGCGCCACGCGCTCCACCTCACCGCCGATACCGTCTTTCGATGGGAAGAAGCGAAGTTCGGGCAAGAAGTCGAAGGCGTCCCGCCCCAAGCCGCCATCCTCCGCGACCTCGCGCAGGCGCTCGCGCAGCGGGCTGTCGGCGGCGAGGAGGAGTCGCTCCCAGACGACGGTCCGCGGCTTGTGCACGCGGTCTTCGCTCAAGGTCACGCGGCGACCGAAATTGTGCGAGTCGCCGAGCGGTTGACGTGCCTTCGTCATGGCGCCCCCGAGTCTACGCGATTGTCGCGAGGCGTTTTGTCGCCCGTGACGCCGGCGCGGCGGCGACGCCCCGCAGAGATGAAGTCAGCGGCGCCGCTCGACGAGCTCGAACACGGCGACCTCGGGCGCGGCGAAGGTCCGAATGGGCAGCTCGATGCCGCCGACGCCGCGTGAGACGTGAACATGGAGCGGCGGCGCGTGACGAAACCCGTGCGGGAACTTCTTCCCCACGCGGCCCGGGACGACGAGCGGCCCCCACGGCGTGGCGACGTGTCCGCCATGGGTGTGCCCGCACACGTAGAGCCCCACGGGCGCGCCGGGAAGCGCCGCGACGGCGCCGATGGCGTCAGGCAGTCCATCTGGCGAGTGACAAAGAACGATGACCGCTCGCACGTCGCCGACACCGCGCACAGCGCGAACCGCGTCGAGCGCTCCCGTCCAAGGTTCGTCGAGGCCGACGATGGCAATGCCCGCGCCGGTCGCGTCGAGGAGCGCGCTCTCGTTGCAGAGGAGCTCCGCGCCCGCACGACCGAGCGCGTCCTCGATGAGCGAGTGATCCGTCCAAAGATCATGATTTCCGAGCACGGCGAACTTCCGCGCTGCCGGCACGCGGCGAACGAGAGACGTGAGCCGTTCGGCCTTCGCTGCAGTGGCCTCGAGGAAGACGTAGTCACCGCCGAGCAAGAGCACGTCGAGCCTCTCACGTTCGAGCTGCCCAAACGCGGCATCCAGCAACTTGGGCGGCGTCGTCGGGCCGATGTGAATGTCGGAGATGAAACCGACGCGCAGCGTTGACGCACCAGGCGGAAGGACGGC
This genomic window contains:
- a CDS encoding DTW domain-containing protein gives rise to the protein MCDRIVSFPTERRILILQHPQEQDALLGSAQILMASLPKAELVVGLSWRNFAHALGEEDADPKQWAVLFPDREAKGDQVSGRRGVTLPPSDMRGIVVLDGTWSKAKTLWWRNPWLCKLNRMTLKPKSPSIYGKLRAEPQREYVSTLESVAAALTLCGEAKEIEAGLTRVFRTLVQRVRDADIPAEARRLPRRTRPPRTRPASGEGGGVPLADEQERDGDAVETESRDEERERRR
- a CDS encoding metallophosphoesterase family protein, encoding MAVLPPGASTLRVGFISDIHIGPTTPPKLLDAAFGQLERERLDVLLLGGDYVFLEATAAKAERLTSLVRRVPAARKFAVLGNHDLWTDHSLIEDALGRAGAELLCNESALLDATGAGIAIVGLDEPWTGALDAVRAVRGVGDVRAVIVLCHSPDGLPDAIGAVAALPGAPVGLYVCGHTHGGHVATPWGPLVVPGRVGKKFPHGFRHAPPLHVHVSRGVGGIELPIRTFAAPEVAVFELVERRR